In Oncorhynchus gorbuscha isolate QuinsamMale2020 ecotype Even-year linkage group LG08, OgorEven_v1.0, whole genome shotgun sequence, one genomic interval encodes:
- the LOC124041921 gene encoding cAMP-responsive element modulator-like isoform X2: MAVTGDETESAATGDMPAYQLRSPTSSGLPQGLVMAASPGSLSMHNPPVHTEEVTRKREVRLMKNREAARECRKKKKEYVKCLENRVAVLENQNKTLIEELKALKDIYCHKNE; the protein is encoded by the exons CTGCCACTGGAGATATGCCAGCATACCAGCTCCGTTCGCCCACCTCGTCGGGCCTGCCCCAGGGTCTGGTGATGGCTGCGTCCCCAGGCTCCCTGTCCATGCACAATCCCCCGGTGCACACTGAGGAGGTAACACGCAAAAGGGAGGTCCGCCTCATGAAGAACAG GGAGGCAGCAAGGGAGTGCCGCAAGAAAAAGAAAGAGTATGTCAAGTGTCTGGAGAACCGTGTGGCTGTGCTGGAAAACCAAAACAAGACCCTCATTGAGGAACTCAAAGCGCTAAAGGACATTTACTGCCACAAGAATGAGTAG